A DNA window from Gigantopelta aegis isolate Gae_Host chromosome 4, Gae_host_genome, whole genome shotgun sequence contains the following coding sequences:
- the LOC121371127 gene encoding putative ankyrin repeat protein RF_0381, which translates to MAGQKSLEDAVVIQDQELLHKLLDSSRMDPQDSRSAFFMACLLENENCTVALLHAGNSADMVNEEGYTPLALAAKRGSVRMVELLIHWVSNIDLTSGPLLNTPLHNAASEGYVDCCQCLINAGADVNSVNSENDTPLILASLHGHLSVVKRLLAYHASVRRRGYLDRTALHCATESGHLGVCRFLVSAEADLEEEDTFGNTPLICAAEKGYVELIKLFLVNGCDINRMCHSAATALHYTAQHGDTTCCGVLLLNGAEIDAQDIRRFTPLMMAAMNGHHEVVRMMINWKCNVNMVSYNKRSALHLAAERGQLKCCKLLLDSGANIDNQDFLGCTPLHISALKGNLAVMRFLIYQGADINKKPNNCNTLLHYAASGGNVICCNDLIERGFDLNARNRDGITPLISAVTSKQVQTTKFFLDAGCQVNIRGLHGMTAVNEAVFTKQPSIVSVLLKYNANPNIEDDAGTLPLWFAVDMDFPPLDIVKQLIKAGSKLDARSTLDDPCGPCNPVEHAVHRNKTVIITWFVASYCEEAANTLRKCLRAAETQPKVWQSTIIFVRNLVSTPQSLLANCRKEIRSCVIKGHIIPGTFSQLHVPQMLKNYLDFSDFEGSQC; encoded by the coding sequence tTTAGAAGATGCGGTTGTCATTCAGGATCAGGAACTACTGCACAAGCTGCTAGACAGTAGCCGCATGGATCCACAGGACAGCCGCAGTGCATTTTTCATGGCATGTCTACTGGAAAACGAAAATTGCACTGTTGCCTTGCTGCATGCCGGAAACTCTGCTGACATGGTAAATGAAGAAGGATACACACCTTTAGCATTAGCAGCAAAACGGGGGTCCGTCAGAATGGTGGAACTTCTTATACACTGGGTAAGCAACATTGATCTGACCAGTGGTCCGCTACTTAACACCCCACTCCACAATGCTGCATCTGAAGGCTACGTTGATTGCTGTCAGTGTCTGATAAATGCTGGTGCTGATGTGAACTCTGTGAATTCGGAGAATGACACTCCTCTAATCTTGGCCTCATTACATGGTCATCTTTCCGTAGTGAAACGTCTCTTGGCTTACCATGCATCTGTCAGACGACGGGGCTATCTGGACCGGACTGCACTGCACTGTGCCACAGAAAGTGGTCACCTGGGAGTCTGTAGATTCTTGGTGAGTGCTGAAGCGGATTTGGAAGAGGAGGACACCTTCGGTAATACGCCATTGATCTGTGCAGCAGAGAAAGGATATGTAGAACTAATTAAGTTGTTCCTGGTCAATGGGTGTGACATTAACAGAATGTGCCACAGTGCTGCAACGGCCCTGCACTACACAGCACAGCACGGGGATACCACCTGCTGTGGTGTGTTGCTTCTGAATGGGGCGGAGATCGACGCCCAGGACATTCGACGCTTCACTCCTCTGATGATGGCTGCTATGAACGGGCATCACGAGGTGGTAAGGATGATGATCAATTGGAAGTGTAACGTCAATATGGTGTCCTACAACAAGCGCAGTGCCCTGCACCTGGCGGCTGAGCGAGGACAACTCAAGTGCTGCAAGCTGCTGCTCGATTCAGGAGCCAATATAGACAATCAGGACTTTCTCGGGTGTACGCCGTTACATATATCGGCCCTGAAGGGAAATCTAGCAGTAATGAGGTTCCTAATATATCAGGGCGCTGATATTAACAAGAAACCCAATAACTGTAACACCCTTCTTCATTATGCCGCGTCGGGTGGAAACGTTATTTGTTGCAATGATCTGATCGAAAGGGGGTTTGATCTCAACGCCCGTAACAGGGATGGCATTACACCGTTAATAAGCGCGGTGACATCAAAGCAGGTGCAAACGACCAAGTTCTTTCTTGATGCTGGATGCCAGGTGAATATCCGTGGTTTGCATGGGATGACTGCCGTCAACGAAGCTGTTTTCACCAAACAGCCGAGTATTGTGTCGGTGCTCTTGAAGTATAATGCAAATCCAAATATTGAAGATGATGCAGGAACGCTACCGCTATGGTTCGCAGTGGATATGGATTTTCCACCTTTGGACATTGTGAAACAGTTGATCAAGGCCGGCAGTAAATTGGATGCACGGTCCACGCTTGACGATCCTTGTGGCCCGTGCAATCCGGTCGAGCATGCTGTACACCGAAACAAAACGGTCATTATAACTTGGTTCGTTGCTTCTTACTGTGAAGAAGCAGCCAACACCTTACGCAAATGCCTGCGTGCCGCCGAGACCCAGCCCAAGGTCTGGCAATCGACGATAATATTTGTACGGAATTTAGTGAGCACACCGCAGTCTCTTCTTGCAAACTGCCGAAAAGAAATAAGGTCGTGCGTCATCAAGGGTCACATAATACCGGGAACATTCTCACAGCTGCATGTTCCACAGATGTTGAAGAATTATCTCGATTTCAGTGATTTTGAAGGGTCACAGTGTTAA